The genomic interval NNNNNNNNNNNNNNNNNNNNNNNNNNNNNNNNNNNNNNNNNNNNNNNNNNNNNNNNNNNNNNNNNNNNNNNNNNNNNNNNNNNNNNNNNNNNNNNNNNNNNNNNNNNNNNNNNNNNNNNNNNNNNNNNNNNNNNNNNNNNNNNNNNNNNNNNNNNNNNNNNNNNNNNNNNNNNNNNNNNNNNNNNNNNNNNNNNNNNNNNNNNNNNNNNNNNNNNNNNNNNNNNNNNNNNNNNNNNNNNNNNNNNNNNNNNNNNNNNNNNNNNNNNNNNNNNNNNNNNNNNNNNNNNNNNNNNNNNNNNNNNNNNNNNNNNNNNNNNNNNNNNNNNNNNNNNNNNNNNNNNNNNNNNNNNNNNNNNNNNNNNNNNNNNNNNNNNNNNNNNNNNNNNNNNNNNNNNNNNNNNNNNNNNNNNNNNNNNNNNNNNNNNNNNNNNNNNNNNNNNNNNNNNNNNNNNNNNNNNNNNNNNNNNNNNNNNNNNNNNNNNNNNNNNNNNNNNAAAaccattatttaatatatatatatatatatatatatatttttatatattcccGTTTTCAAACGCACCgcatctttgttttttcaaaaagtttttagatttagggttttgcttaAGCTTCAGAGTTGGTGGAGGAGAAGAAGCCGAAGGGAGAGAGAGATCTCTAGAGTAAGAAGGATCAATGGCAGCGGAGGAAGAGGCACTGTGAAGGAGCCCTTGGATCTAATCCGTCTCAGTCTCGACGAACGCATATATGTCAAGCTTCGTTCCGATCGTGAACTCCGCGGCAAGCTCCATGTAATCCATATATCCATCTTGGCTTCTTCTTGATTCCCACAAACCCTTATCATGTGATTTtagtactttttctttttctttttctccctcTGATTTCTTGATCAAAttgtcctcttttttttttttcgcatTAACCCTTATTTACAATAGCAGTATTTTTGGctcatttatttcaattttttttaaaatttatctaatgtttttttaatggtttttagGCTTATGATCAGCATTTGAATATGATTCTTGGGGATGTTGAAGAAATAATCACAACTGTTGAAATTGATGATGAAACTTATGAAGAGATTGTTCGGGTTAGTGATTTTAACTTCCATTTAATAATTTTCTCTATCAATAAACTATTGCTCATATGCATATGACTTTTTTTCTCCACTGCTCAATGTTCCAaattttgcatgtttttatgTTCATTAACATTGTACTTGAATGATATAATAATTCAGTG from Dioscorea cayenensis subsp. rotundata cultivar TDr96_F1 chromosome 7, TDr96_F1_v2_PseudoChromosome.rev07_lg8_w22 25.fasta, whole genome shotgun sequence carries:
- the LOC120265236 gene encoding sm-like protein LSM3A, which translates into the protein MGERGISHRFRVLLKLQSWWRRRSRREREISRVRRINGSGGRGTVKEPLDLIRLSLDERIYVKLRSDRELRGKLHAYDQHLNMILGDVEEIITTVEIDDETYEEIVRTTRRTVPFLFVRGDGVILVSPPLRTA